The genomic interval GGCGAGTGGCGGCGCGGCTGTTGATCGTCTGCTTCCCTGTGTTCGTGGCGTTTGCCCTGTATGAGGCGGCGCCTGCGCCTGAGACCATCCTTGCCCGCGGCGCACTCAATGTCCTCGCTAAGTTTGCTCCTCTTGTCGTGGGCGTTGTCTTCGTCTGGAGCGCCATAAAATTTGTCATGGCAGGCGGCCCTGGCCTGCTGGCGGAAGTGGTGTCCTTCCTGCGGAATTTCGCCTTGGGCGGTTTGCTCCTGGCCACCTTGATCAAGCTGCTTGGCGACCCCATCGCACAGGGCCTGCGGGCCGAGCCCCTGGCCACCGCCACCGGTGTAGCGACCCTGTTCCTCCTGGCCCTGATGACCGACCGGGTGTACCAGAGAGGAAAGTCCAGCAGCGTTGAGGCGCTCTTTCAACCAGGCCCATCGGTAGAGGCCGTGCCTCGTGGTGCTCTCCCCTCCGAACGCGACGTCCAGGTCATGGCGGTGCACGAAGCGGCGCACGTCCTGGTGTGGGGCGGCCATCCCGGTTATCCCCCACAGCGGCTGCGACTGAACCCGAGTGGCCACCCGGCGGGCACCGTCACCGTGGCGGCCTCCCATCGCCTGGCCGACCGCACCGAATTGGAGCGTCACATGCTGTGCAGCCTGGCGGGGGTGGCCGCCGAAACCCAGGTCTTCGGAACGACCTTTGCGGGGTCTCATCAGGATCTGGTGCAGCACGCCGCCCTGGCCCGTCAATTCCTGGCGGCGGCCCCCGAGCGGCCGGGCCTCATCCATGACGCCAGCACGCCCGAGGAACTGGCCTTCAACGAGCAGATGATTCGGGGCTTGCGCCTGGACCATTTGGAGATGCTGGCCGGGTTTTTCACGGCACACCGAGACCTGCTGGACGAGCTTGCCGCTCTGGCCAGGGTCAAGGGGCAATTGGAGCAGGAGGACCTGAAACCCTTCCTTGACCGGGTTACGGCACCTTTACCTTCGATGAAATCAGAGGAGGTTTGCGCCTCTTCGGCCTGATGGGGGTGCCCTCCAGGGACTGACTCGCGCCGCGACCCGTTGTCGCGGCCTTTTTCGCGCTTGCCCCTTGAGGTCCTGCGCCACTGCATGGAGCGGCATGATGCCTGCACCTGATTCAGCAACCACCGGACCCACCCGTTTTGGCAGGATCTGGACCCCCAGGCGGAACTCCGGCAGCTGGCACAACGGGGCGCGCCGCTGCCCCTGGAATCGTCTGGACTGGGGTGCCTCCCGCCACGGTGGGGTTGCTCCTGGACGTCCTCCATCCCCGGAGCTGACGGTGGGCTTGCCTCCGGGGCGGCCCACGTGCGTGTCCGACCGGTCCGCGACGCACTGAACTGACAAACCCTCCCGACGCCGACCATCACCTTGGCTTGACCCCTACCACTGGCAAGCCGAAGTTCGCCCGTTGTCCACGTCCTTTCATCCGAGGTGTCTCATGTTGAGCTCTGTTCCTGGCCTGAATCAGCCCCTTGACCCTGTGTTGCTGGCGCCCCGCGCCGACCCGCCGTATACCCCGGAGGAACTGAGGCCGGCTGTTCGGTTCCTGCTGGGTCTGGATCAGTGGTCGGCTCCTGACCAGAGCTTCTTCCAACGAGTAGAGCACGACTTGCTGAGCGCCCTGCTGGGGGCGCTGCTGCCGAACAAGCCGGTGGACGATGTGCTGGTTCAGCTGTCCGGGTTGTCATTCACTGACCTGTCTGCGCTACCTCTGGCCGATTCGCCCGCAGAGCTTCACCTACTGGCGGTGCTCCAACGCATGCGAGGCATGAGGCCAGCCACGAGCGAGTCGCTGTGGTTGGGGATTCAGAGCAAGATTCAGGCCAGCCTGATGGTTCCCTCTGCAGCGCGGCACGGCCAGCAGGCAGAAGTGGCGACCACTGAGGCTCCGCTTGCATTTCCACCCGCCAGCCGCCACACTCGCGCCATGACCAAGAAAGCAGCGAAAGCCCCGGCGAAGAAAGCGTCCCCCAAAGCGGCGGTGGCTGCGCCCACCAAGGCCGCTTCAGACGCGGGCAAAATCGGCAAGACCCAGTTGGTGGACTTGGTTGCGGACAAGACCGGCCTGACCAAAAAGCAGAGCGAAGAAGCCGTGGTGGCGGCTCTGGACATCATGGTGAACGCAGTGAAAGCGGGGCAGAGCGTCGGTCTGCCCGGCCTTGGCACCCTGAGTGTGAGAGAGACTGCGGCCCGCACCGGCGTCAGGCCCGGCACCAGCGAGAAGATTCAGATTCCTGCCGGCAAGAAAGTCGCCTTCAAGGTCGCCAGCACCCTAAAAGGCGACCTTTAATTCAGGGAAAGAGGCGCCCCATGGCTTGACCCTGGGGCGCCTCTCGCTGCCGGGCACGTGTGGCATCCCGACGCTAGGCTGCAGGTGTGGAGCAGGTACCCAAGGGAAAAGGAGAAAGGCGATCCTGTGAGATCGCCTTTGATGCTGGAGAAGATACCACCCTATTCAACAAGCCGCCAGGAGATGCATCACAATGCACGGCATGAGCAGCTCTCTCCTCTCCAGGACAGCGAAAACCCTTGGTATCTGAACGAGAGCACTGTCGTTGAAGTTACCACCCGGCGAGGTCGTCTTTGAGGTCGTCCGCCGCGAGTTGGGCATACCCTTTCCGCGTGGTATCGACACTTTCATGCCCCAGGTGCGCCGCCACCCGGCCGAAATCCTTGATCTGCCGGAGCAGGCGCGTGCCCGCATACTTCCGCCCCGGGTGAAAGCCACGGAACGGGACGCCTGCGGCTTTGAACGCTTTCTCCACATGGTACCGAGCGGTCATCATGTGGCCATATCGGAAGACGTACTCGCGTGGGGTGGTGCGTTTCCCATCTTGATGATCCGGTCCGCCGGGGCCGTACAGCCCTCGGTAGTGCCGGGCGGCTCGGGCGAGGCTGGTGCTCATGGCCACCAGGCGGGCCTTGCGCCCTTTCCCGCTGCGCACATGCAGGCGCCGGCCTGCTTCATCCACGTCGTCCCACTGCAGCGCCAGCGCTTCACTAATGCGCAGCCCAGCATGGGCGGTCACAAACAGTAGGAACTTCACGTGCACATCGGCGTGGTCCAGCACGTCAGCCAACTCGTCTTCGGAATAGGGGGGACGTTTGACGATGCCCGGCGTGCGGTCCTTGGGCACCCTGGCGTCCCGGAAGGGGTCAGCGTCAGTGGCCCCAGCCCAGCGCAGGGCCCGGTACAGGCAGCTCGCGGCCGCGACCTTGAGTTGTACCCCTGCCGGTTTGCGCCCGGCTGCAAGCATGTGGTTGATGTAGCTCTGGGCGTCATGCCGCCCCGGCCGCAGGAGGTTGACGGCCTGCTCCGTGGCGTACTCGAGAAACTGCCGAACTCCAAGGGCATAGGCTTCGGTGGTCCGGGGACTGGTCAGCACGCCACTTCCACCCTGATGGGCCAGGTAGGCGGTGGTCAGGGACACCAGGGCCGCGACGTCCTTTTCGCCAGCGGCTTTCACGGCACGGCGGCGCAGTTCGTCGTCATGCAGATTCGTCCATTCCCGAGTTTGCGCGAGGAGCGAGCCTTGAAACGGAACGAGGGTCATGGGAAACGCCGCCCCAACTCCGCATTGAGGGCGTCCACGTTGAACGCGGCGGGGTCGTACGAGGGGCCAAGGCGTTTCAAGCCTTTTTGCCCTGCTGGACTGTCTGGCGCAGCTCGCATGGCATTCAACACGCGGGCATATTCGTCCTCACCGAAGAAGGCCTCAGGAATCGCCTGCTCCATGCCGTTCAGGCACTGGAAGCGTGGCGTGGTCGTTGGCACCAGGACGGCCCCAGTCACGCACAGAACCACGCGCCATCTGGCGCGCCAGTCGTAGAGATAGATCCCTGTCTGGCCCAAGGACAGGGCCTGATCGAGCTGTACCGTCGCGGCATCAACTGCCCCCTCACCCAACGTGGGGTCAGCGGTGCGTGCCTCATACTCGGTGTCTCCGATCCGGAATTGATTGAGATGCTCATCGCTCCAGCCGTAGGCCGTCTGGAGGGCATGGTGCAGGTCCAGCAAGGTGGCGTCCGCAGGCACTTGCAAGGTGCGGCGCAGTTGCGTTCGGCCGTGCAACCGAGTGTCGATCTGGTACATCAAGCAACTGGACTCCGGCTCGAGGTCTATCAAATCGTCATCGCCTGACTCCACATCATCTAAAGCTGGAGGGTCCTGAAGGGACCAGATCCCCCGGCTGACCTTGATGAACCGGGGGTCCCGGGTCAGACTGGCATTCAAGGTCTGTGCGCTCACCTTGCCGGCCGCCGTATTGTCCATGAGCATACGGAGAAGCTGGCGCGATTCGAAGGGCCCTTCCTGAAGCGTCATGACGTACGCCACGTAATCAGCGACGGCTGCACCCGTGCTGTACGGGTGAAACGCAGCGACCTCACCTTGCCGGCTGGGAATCTCGGTGAGCGAGGCTGTGTGTTGACCTTCGCGAGACAGGTGCACGGGACCTGAGGGGGTGTGAAGCAACACGGTCTGGTGCGGAAGGGTGATGGTCACGCCCGCCTGATCCGTAAGGGTGAGCCCTTCGCCCGTGAACCGAAGGTGGAGGGTGGGGGAGGCTCGTGGCGCCATGTCCTTATCCTACCTAAGACCGATTAGGTATGAGAAGAGCCGCATAGTTGAAATTTGATTTGCGAGGCTCCCCCACCCTCATCACCATTCGGAGGCCCCCTCCTGGCCTTCCTGGAGCCTCGCGAAATTTTCGCTGTCTAGGACAGCATGAAAATGCGAGCAAATCCGCTCAAGCCTAAATTGATGAGGGCAGACAGGTTGGGGGCAAAATTCGTGGCGTTCTCTTGTCATTTCGAACCCTCACGCCCTCAGGCTCACGCGCATGGACACGCCCTTGGCCACCCATCATCTACTGCGCGGTCTGACGCCTGGCTCTTTGCCGTACACGCAGGGGCTCCGTACCCTACTGCCGGTCATTACTTCGGGTGAGGATCGGGACCCGAACGCGCTCCATGATTGGGAGCGCCTCCGCAAGGCCCACTTGGACCTGATCGACCCCACCCACCGCCCAGACCATGCCCTGGCGCTGCTGCCCCGCGCCTTGATCCTTGGTTTTGAGGCGAGTGCCTATATCGCGGGCCTCGCTGCACTGATCATCGTGCGGCTTGCCCTGCTGTTTTTCATGCCCCACCTAGCCGAGGGGGTGTGCATTGGGCTTTCCATGGGCGCGAGCATGCTCGCACTGGTGCTGACGCAACGGCTGTACAGCCACCGCCGTCAGCAGGCATTGACGCGACTGGGGATTGAGACCCCAGTCGATGCACCGAACATCTCTGGTCCGCACTTGTAGTGCCGCCAGGGAGCGGGTGTCAGATCGGCGCGCTTCTTTCTCTGTCACCGATCAGCGCGGCTGCTGCCAAAACCCTTGCGCCGAACATCCTGACCTCTAAGTGCAGCCGCCGCAGACCGGCCCACGCTGCCCAAAGGAGACTGTATGAAGAAGATTTCCACTGCCTTATGGCTCGCTGCCCTTACAAGCGTCACTGTGCACGCGGCGTCGCTGGATCTTGCTCTGTATGAAACCGTCCGCGTGAATGGCGCAGCCACCTTGCAAAAAGTCACGACCGCGCTGCCCGGCCAAGTGCTGCGACAGGTGGCTGTAGTCACCACAGACAAGGCTGTGAGTTCGCCCCGGGCCACCATCCCGGTGCCGGCCTACACCACGTTTGCCGGCAATCTTGCCCTGCCGAGCGGCGCGACCGCCACGTTTTCACTTGACGGCAAAACCTTCAGCCCCAAGCCCATGAAGAGCGTCACGGTGAATGAAAACGGCCGCAGTGTCACGAAATTGGTGCCGGCACCCGAACAGGAGTACCGCGCGGTCCGCGTCACCCTGCCGGCCATGAAGCTCAACACCCCATACACGGTGGCGTACGACATCAAGGTCAACTGACCTCGCTTACCAAAGGACTTCCATGACCAATCACCTGCGCCACCTCACGCCGTTGCTGCTGCTGGGTGCGCTGACGTTCTCCAGCGCCAGCGCCCAGACCACACCGTCCAATCCCACTGCTGCGAGCACGACCCGAGCCGGAACGGAAATCACCAACACTGGCTACCTGGATTACCTGACAGATGAAGGTACCAACGCCACAGACACAAGCAACACGGTCACTGCGACGGTCAAGCACGTCCCAGCGGTCTCGGTGACGCCAGACGGTACCCCAGGTGCTCCCTCCGGCGGAGCGCCTGTGTGTGGGCAAACGGTCATCGGTGTGCCCGGGACAAATGCGGTACTGACGTACCAGATTCAGAACACCAGCAACGGCCCAGATGTCTACAGCCTGACCACGTCAGTCAACAATGGGCCACCTCAGCAGAACACGGCTGTGACTTATTACCTTGACGATGGCGACGGCACGTTTGATCCAGCAGTCGATCAGAGTGTCACGACCGTCAGCCTGGACGTAGGTGAAACGCGCACGCTGTTTGCCACGTTCCCCATCGGCCAGGACGAAGCAGGGACCACCCAATTTCAGATCTCGCCGGTCGCCACCAGTGAAGCGAACAAAACGGTCGCAGACACTGCCAATCTTGGATGTATCGACACCCAGGACCGAGTCGGCGCAGAACTGATGGATGACAACTTCCGTCTCACCACAGCCCCGGCCACGGTCATCACGGAGCACACCCTCCGCAACACCGGCAACGTCACGCTGACGGCAGACAGTCTGCAGCTTGACCAGCAAGGGGGCAATTACCCCACCACCTACCGCCTGGGCACGCAATCTACGGAATACGCCAGCCCTCAGCAGGCGCTGACAGCT from Deinococcus multiflagellatus carries:
- a CDS encoding M41 family metallopeptidase translates to MAFALYEAAPAPETILARGALNVLAKFAPLVVGVVFVWSAIKFVMAGGPGLLAEVVSFLRNFALGGLLLATLIKLLGDPIAQGLRAEPLATATGVATLFLLALMTDRVYQRGKSSSVEALFQPGPSVEAVPRGALPSERDVQVMAVHEAAHVLVWGGHPGYPPQRLRLNPSGHPAGTVTVAASHRLADRTELERHMLCSLAGVAAETQVFGTTFAGSHQDLVQHAALARQFLAAAPERPGLIHDASTPEELAFNEQMIRGLRLDHLEMLAGFFTAHRDLLDELAALARVKGQLEQEDLKPFLDRVTAPLPSMKSEEVCASSA
- a CDS encoding HU family DNA-binding protein, with the translated sequence MTKKAAKAPAKKASPKAAVAAPTKAASDAGKIGKTQLVDLVADKTGLTKKQSEEAVVAALDIMVNAVKAGQSVGLPGLGTLSVRETAARTGVRPGTSEKIQIPAGKKVAFKVASTLKGDL
- a CDS encoding tyrosine-type recombinase/integrase; its protein translation is MTLVPFQGSLLAQTREWTNLHDDELRRRAVKAAGEKDVAALVSLTTAYLAHQGGSGVLTSPRTTEAYALGVRQFLEYATEQAVNLLRPGRHDAQSYINHMLAAGRKPAGVQLKVAAASCLYRALRWAGATDADPFRDARVPKDRTPGIVKRPPYSEDELADVLDHADVHVKFLLFVTAHAGLRISEALALQWDDVDEAGRRLHVRSGKGRKARLVAMSTSLARAARHYRGLYGPGGPDHQDGKRTTPREYVFRYGHMMTARYHVEKAFKAAGVPFRGFHPGRKYAGTRLLRQIKDFGRVAAHLGHESVDTTRKGYAQLAADDLKDDLAGW
- a CDS encoding plasmid pRiA4b ORF-3 family protein gives rise to the protein MTITLPHQTVLLHTPSGPVHLSREGQHTASLTEIPSRQGEVAAFHPYSTGAAVADYVAYVMTLQEGPFESRQLLRMLMDNTAAGKVSAQTLNASLTRDPRFIKVSRGIWSLQDPPALDDVESGDDDLIDLEPESSCLMYQIDTRLHGRTQLRRTLQVPADATLLDLHHALQTAYGWSDEHLNQFRIGDTEYEARTADPTLGEGAVDAATVQLDQALSLGQTGIYLYDWRARWRVVLCVTGAVLVPTTTPRFQCLNGMEQAIPEAFFGEDEYARVLNAMRAAPDSPAGQKGLKRLGPSYDPAAFNVDALNAELGRRFP